The following proteins are encoded in a genomic region of Anas acuta chromosome 28, bAnaAcu1.1, whole genome shotgun sequence:
- the ARHGEF11 gene encoding rho guanine nucleotide exchange factor 11 isoform X1: MGLLHPPDPALLLRRLSSLSSLGDSSSERRSPGHRRQPSDSSETTGLVQRCVIIQKDQHGFGFTVSGDRIVLVQSVRPGGAAMRAGVQEGDRIVKVNGMMVTNSSHLEVVKLIKSGAYVALTLLGSPPPSVGLSNSQPDVSTPGAPRLAPACPPPPPPPPLPPPQRITGPKPLQDPEVQKHATQILRNMLRQEEAELQRFYEAYSRNPATVVEEQIEGARRRVSQLQLKILQETGGSVDSGRLCGDPGLAAFRAAEGRLSLDSQDGDSGLESGTERFPSVSEQMSLNRNSVLSDHGLDSPRTSPVITSRLYQHHRRQGSDTPFAPTAEQGSERTGRPLIIGPEEDYDPGYFNNECDSLFQDLAKLKSRPAHLGVFLRYIFSQADPSPLLFYLCADVCQQAAAKDSRGLGKEIWNIFLERNAPLRVKVSEQLLAEIETRLRNGDDVRAALFEAQEMVMPEIQEQIQDYRTKRTMGLGSLYGENDLLDLDGDPQKERQVAEKQLAQLGDILSKYEEDRSSPMAFALSTYMNHTGIRSREPRVASASEKAQALPDKDKWLPFFPKAKKSSSAKKEKDAMEDKKRNPILKYIGKPKISSQSTFHVPLSPVEAVKPGNVRNIIQHFENNQHYESQEPGTQRLSTGSFPEDLLEADGSRAEVKLGRSESLKGREEMKKSRKAENVPRSRSDVDMDAAAEATRLHQSASSSASSLSTRSLENPTPPYTPKMGRRSIESPSLGFGVDPFLPHLLEDEQGQLSDLEPELDSQNWQHTVGREVLASLPQKEIDRQEVINELFATEGSHLRILRVLDLLFYQRMRKESLLSREELALLFPNLPDVIEIHNSLSESMKKLREEGPIIKEIGDLMLSRFDGLAKEEIQQVTADFCSYQSIALELIKTKQRKETRFQIFMQEAESNPQCRRLQLKDLIISEMQRLTKYPLLLENILKHTEAGTSEHDKLCRARDQCRDILKYVNEAVKQAENRHRLEGYQKRLDATSLERTSNPLAAEFKSLDLTSRRMIHEGPLTWRISKDKTVDLHVLLLEDLLVLLQKQDEKLVLKCHSKTALGSSDNKQSFSPVLKLNSVLIRSVATDKRALFIICTSELGPQIYELVALTSSEKNTWMEVLEEAVQSSTRNATFPPKRRTPEPTRATPSSLVLPDSDVSPILSRGSSSAAEAEESSSADDNPAELLGQEKPPVLPQEPHSSEVEEEEEEEEEGEEEPAGGAGALPQPTPLSAEGLAEAALEDVENLRLLLLRRLLPGRDAEPEDDLTPTPSVSGGGQGWDSVLSSQDSVSQELLAEPPAPPQEPKSRASWGGDTSETGPAPEEPGGYKVVRKARAQEGVPEAPPSAGSSQADPELQEGGGARVDGNYFYVSMPLGPPKPAPPPSPPRGSPFQDPPSCLSTSEPPPEPLGPPRDIDLIFRTIEQLTLKLNRLKGLERAHRELLRSLGHGPSPDATPGGVPGMGGWLQRPPSPEGGSPLTLRSLQGPRANTPGCRAPLAEDPAHTADL, translated from the exons CATCATCCAGAAGGACCAGCATGGCTTCGGCTTCACCGTCAGCGGCGACCGCATCGTCCTGGTGCAGTCCGTGCGCCCAG gaggagcagccatGAGAGCCGGGGTGCAGGAGGGCGACCGCATCGTCAAG GTGAACGGCATGATGGTGACCAACAGCTCCCACCTCGAGGTGGTCAAGCTGATCAAGT CTGGTGCCTACGTGGCTCTGACCCTCCTGGGCTCCCCCCCGCCGTCGGTGGGGCTCTCCAACTCGCAGCCAGACGTCAGCACGCCGGGGGCTCCCCGCCTCGCCCCCGCTTGCCCCCCGCCACCTCCACCCCCTCCGCTCCCACCACCGCAGCGCATCACCGGCCCCAAACCCCTGCAG GACCCCGAGGTCCAGAAGCACGCCACGCAGATTCTCCGCAACATGCtgcggcaggaggaggcagagctgcag cGCTTCTACGAGGCGTACAGCCGCAACCCTGCCACCGTGGTGGAGGAGCAGATCGAGGGGGCGCGCCGGCGGGtcagccagctgcagctcaaAATCCTCCAGGAGACCGGCGGCTCCGTG GATTCGGGGCGGCTCTGCGGGGACCCCGGCTTGGCCGctttcagagcagcagaag GCCGCCTCTCGCTGGACTCTCAGGACGGTGACAGCGGCTTGGAGTCGGGCACCGAGCGGTTCCCCTCCGTCAGCGAG CAGATGTCCCTGAACCGCAACTCCGTCCTCTCCGACCACGGCCTGGACAGCCCGCGCACCTCCCCGGTCATCACCTCCCGGCTCTACCAGCACCACCGCCGCCAGGGCTCCGACACCCCCTTCGCCCCCACCGCCGAGCAG GGATCGGAGCGCACGGGACGCCCCCTCATCATCGGGCCGGAGGAGGATTACGACCCGGGGTACTTCAACAACGAG TGCGACTCCCTCTTCCAGGACCTGGCCAAGCTGAAGTCGCGGCCGGCGCACTTGGGGGTCTTCCTGCGCTACATCTTCTCCCAGGCTGACCCCAGCCCCCTG CTCTTCTACTTATGCGCAGACGTGTGCCAGCAGGCGGCCGCGAAGGATTCCCGGGGCTTGGGAAAGGAAATCTGGAACATCTTCTTGGAGAGGAACGCG cctctccgAGTGAAAGTGTcggagcagctcctggctgagATCG AGACTCGCCTGCGGAACGGGGACGATGTCCGAGCCGCCCTCTTTGAGGCTCAGGAGATGGTGATGCCCGAAATCCAGGAGCAGATCCAGGATTACAG GACGAAGCGCACCATGGGCTTGGGGAGCCTGTACGGGGAGAACGACCTCCTCGACCTGGACGGGGACCCCCAGAAGGAGCGGCAAGTGGCCGAGAAGCAGCTGGCCCAGCTGGGTGACATCCT GTCCAAATATGAAGAGGACAGGAG CTCCCCCATGGCCTTTGCCCTCAGCACGTACATGAACCACACAGGCATCCGCAGCCGGGAGCCGCGCGTGGCCAGCGCCAGCGAGAAGGCGCAAGCCCTCCCGGACAAGGACAAGTGGCTGCCCTTCTTCCCCAAAGCcaaaaag AGCAGCAGCGCGAAGAAGGAGAAGGATGCCATGGAAGACAAGAAGCGCAACCCCATCCTCAAGTACATCGGGAAGCCCAAAATCTCCTCCCAGAGCA catttCATGTCCCTTTGTCCCCTGTCGAAG CAGTCAAACCCGGCAATGTGAGGAACATTATCCAGCACTTTGAGAACAACCAGCATTACGAGAGCCAGGAGCCCGGCACGCAGCGCCTCTCCACCGGCAGCTTCCCCGAGGACCTGCTGGAGGCTGACGG CTCCCGCGCCGAGGTGAAGCTGGGCCGCTCGGAGAGCTTGAAAGGCCGTGAGGAGATGAAGAAATCTCGGAAAGCAGAAAACGTGCCCCGCTCCCGCAGCGACGTGGACATGGACGCCGCAGCCGAGGCCACCAGGCTTCACCAGTCGGCGTCGTCCTCCGCCTCCAGCCTGTCCACCAG GTCGCTGGAAAACCCCACGCCCCCCTACACGCCCAAGATGGGACGCAG GAGCATCGAGTCGCCCAGCCTGGGTTTCGGCGTCGACCCCTTCCTTCCTCACCTCCTGGAGGACGAGCAGGGGCAGCTCTCGGACCTGGAGCCCGAGCTGGACTCGCAGAACTGGCAGCACACggtgggcagggaggtgctggccAGCCTGCCGCAGAAAGAGATCGACCGGCAGGAGGTGATCAACG AGCTCTTTGCCACGGAAGGGTCTCACCTCCGCATCCTGAGGGTCCTCGACCTCCTCTTCTACCAGCGGATGAGGAAGGAGAGCCTGCTGTCCCGCGAGGAGCTGGCGCTGCTCTTCCCCAACCTCCCCGACGTGATCGAAATCCACA ATTCTCTCTCCGAATCCATGAAGAAGCTCCGGGAAGAAGGACCAATCATCAAGGAAATCGGGGATCTCATGCTGTCTCGG tttgaCGGCCTGGCCAAGGAGGAAATCCAGCAGGTGACCGCGGACTTCTGCTCGTACCAGTCCATCGCCCTGGAGCTGATCAAAACCAAGCAGCGCAAGGAGACCCGCTTCCAGATCTTCATGCAG GAAGCAGAAAGCAACCCGCAGTGCCGGCGCCTGCAGCTCAAGGACTTGATCATCTCCGAAATGCAGCGCCTGACCAAGTAcccgctgctgctggagaatatcctcaagcacaccgagg CGGGCACCTCGGAGCACGACAAGCTGTGCCGAGCCCGGGACCAGTGCCGGGACATCCTCAAGTACGTGAACGAGGCTGTGAAGCAAGCGGAGAACCGACACCGCCTGGAGGGTTACCAAAAACGCCTGGACGCCACCTCGCTGGAGAGGACCAGCAACCCCCTGGCTGCCGAGTTCAAG AGCCTGGACCTCACCTCCCGGCGCATGATCCACGAGGGGCCGCTCACCTGGCGCATCAGCAAGGACAAGACCGTGG ACCTGCACGTGCTGCTCCTGGAGgacctgctggtgctgctgcagaagcaggacGAGAAACTGGTGCTCAAGTGCCACAGCAAAACGGCGCTGGGCTCCTCGGACAACAAGCAGAGCTTCAGCCCCGTCCTCAAGCTCAACTCGGTGCTCATCCGCTCCGTGGCCACAG ACAAGCGAGCCCTCTTCATCATCTGCACGTCGGAGCTGGGCCCCCAGATCTACGAGCTGGTGGCGCTGACGTCCTCCGAAAAAAACAC GTGGatggaggtgctggaggaggcGGTGCAGAGCTCCACCAGGAACGCCACCTTCCCCCCCAAGCGCCGGACCCCCGAGCCCACCCGTGCGACCCCCTCCAG CCTGGTGTTGCCGGACTCCGACGTCTCCCCCATCCTGTCCCGAGGCTCCAGCTCCGCGGCGGAGGCGGAGGAGAGCTCCTCAG cAGACGACAATCCCGCCGAGCTGCTGGGCCAGGAGAAGCCCCCGGTGCTCCCCCAGGAGCCGCACAGCAGCGAggtagaggaggaggaggaggaggaggaggaaggggaggaagagccCGCGGGGGGGGCCGGAGCCCTCCCGCAGCCCACCCCGCTCTCAGCCGAGGGGCTGGCAGAGGCGGCCCTGGAGGACG TGGAGAACCTGCGGCTCCTGCTCCTGCGGAGGCTCCTGCCCGGCCGCGACGCCGAGCCCGAGGACGACCTGACCCCCACGCCGTCCGTCAGCGGGGGGGGCCAGGGCTGGGACTCGGTGCTCTCCAGCCAGGATTCGGtttcccaggagctgctggccgagccccccgcgcccccccagGAGCCCAAATCCCGagccagctgggggggggacacgagcGAGACGGGGCCGGCACCGGAGGAGCCCGGCGGCTACAAGGTGGTCCGGAAAG CCCGGGCTCAGGAGGGGGTCCCGGAGGCCCCaccctctgcaggcagcagccaggcagaccccgagctgcaggaaggaggcGGAGCTCGTGTAGATG GCAACTACTTCTACGTCAGCATGCCCCTGGGACCCCCCAAGCCTGcgccgccccccagccccccccggggctcccccttCCAGGACCCCCCCTCCTGCCTCAGCAcctccgagccccccccggagcccctcGGCCCCCCCCGCGACATCGACCTCATCTTCCGCACCATCGAGCAGCTCACCCTGAAGCTCAACAGGCTGAAG ggcctgGAACGAGCCCACCGGGAGCTGCTGCGCTCCCTGGGCCACGGCCCCTCGCCCGACGccacccccgggggggtcccggggatgggggggtggCTCCAGcggccccccagccccgagggCGGCAGCCCCCTGACCCTACGGAGCCTGCAGGGCCCCAGAGCCAACACACCGG GCTGCCGAGCCCCCCTGGCCGAGGACCCCGCTCACACCGCCGACCTTTAG
- the ARHGEF11 gene encoding rho guanine nucleotide exchange factor 11 isoform X6, whose product MGLLHPPDPALLLRRLSSLSSLGDSSSERRSPGHRRQPSDSSETTGLVQRCVIIQKDQHGFGFTVSGDRIVLVQSVRPGGAAMRAGVQEGDRIVKVNGMMVTNSSHLEVVKLIKSGAYVALTLLGSPPPSVGLSNSQPDVSTPGAPRLAPACPPPPPPPPLPPPQRITGPKPLQDPEVQKHATQILRNMLRQEEAELQRFYEAYSRNPATVVEEQIEGARRRVSQLQLKILQETGGSVDSGRLCGDPGLAAFRAAEGRLSLDSQDGDSGLESGTERFPSVSEQMSLNRNSVLSDHGLDSPRTSPVITSRLYQHHRRQGSDTPFAPTAEQGSERTGRPLIIGPEEDYDPGYFNNECDSLFQDLAKLKSRPAHLGVFLRYIFSQADPSPLLFYLCADVCQQAAAKDSRGLGKEIWNIFLERNAPLRVKVSEQLLAEIETRLRNGDDVRAALFEAQEMVMPEIQEQIQDYRTKRTMGLGSLYGENDLLDLDGDPQKERQVAEKQLAQLGDILSKYEEDRSSPMAFALSTYMNHTGIRSREPRVASASEKAQALPDKDKWLPFFPKAKKSSSAKKEKDAMEDKKRNPILKYIGKPKISSQSIKPGNVRNIIQHFENNQHYESQEPGTQRLSTGSFPEDLLEADGSRAEVKLGRSESLKGREEMKKSRKAENVPRSRSDVDMDAAAEATRLHQSASSSASSLSTRSLENPTPPYTPKMGRRSIESPSLGFGVDPFLPHLLEDEQGQLSDLEPELDSQNWQHTVGREVLASLPQKEIDRQEVINELFATEGSHLRILRVLDLLFYQRMRKESLLSREELALLFPNLPDVIEIHNSLSESMKKLREEGPIIKEIGDLMLSRFDGLAKEEIQQVTADFCSYQSIALELIKTKQRKETRFQIFMQEAESNPQCRRLQLKDLIISEMQRLTKYPLLLENILKHTEAGTSEHDKLCRARDQCRDILKYVNEAVKQAENRHRLEGYQKRLDATSLERTSNPLAAEFKSLDLTSRRMIHEGPLTWRISKDKTVDLHVLLLEDLLVLLQKQDEKLVLKCHSKTALGSSDNKQSFSPVLKLNSVLIRSVATDKRALFIICTSELGPQIYELVALTSSEKNTWMEVLEEAVQSSTRNATFPPKRRTPEPTRATPSSLVLPDSDVSPILSRGSSSAAEAEESSSADDNPAELLGQEKPPVLPQEPHSSEVEEEEEEEEEGEEEPAGGAGALPQPTPLSAEGLAEAALEDVENLRLLLLRRLLPGRDAEPEDDLTPTPSVSGGGQGWDSVLSSQDSVSQELLAEPPAPPQEPKSRASWGGDTSETGPAPEEPGGYKVVRKARAQEGVPEAPPSAGSSQADPELQEGGGARVDGNYFYVSMPLGPPKPAPPPSPPRGSPFQDPPSCLSTSEPPPEPLGPPRDIDLIFRTIEQLTLKLNRLKGLERAHRELLRSLGHGPSPDATPGGVPGMGGWLQRPPSPEGGSPLTLRSLQGPRANTPGCRAPLAEDPAHTADL is encoded by the exons CATCATCCAGAAGGACCAGCATGGCTTCGGCTTCACCGTCAGCGGCGACCGCATCGTCCTGGTGCAGTCCGTGCGCCCAG gaggagcagccatGAGAGCCGGGGTGCAGGAGGGCGACCGCATCGTCAAG GTGAACGGCATGATGGTGACCAACAGCTCCCACCTCGAGGTGGTCAAGCTGATCAAGT CTGGTGCCTACGTGGCTCTGACCCTCCTGGGCTCCCCCCCGCCGTCGGTGGGGCTCTCCAACTCGCAGCCAGACGTCAGCACGCCGGGGGCTCCCCGCCTCGCCCCCGCTTGCCCCCCGCCACCTCCACCCCCTCCGCTCCCACCACCGCAGCGCATCACCGGCCCCAAACCCCTGCAG GACCCCGAGGTCCAGAAGCACGCCACGCAGATTCTCCGCAACATGCtgcggcaggaggaggcagagctgcag cGCTTCTACGAGGCGTACAGCCGCAACCCTGCCACCGTGGTGGAGGAGCAGATCGAGGGGGCGCGCCGGCGGGtcagccagctgcagctcaaAATCCTCCAGGAGACCGGCGGCTCCGTG GATTCGGGGCGGCTCTGCGGGGACCCCGGCTTGGCCGctttcagagcagcagaag GCCGCCTCTCGCTGGACTCTCAGGACGGTGACAGCGGCTTGGAGTCGGGCACCGAGCGGTTCCCCTCCGTCAGCGAG CAGATGTCCCTGAACCGCAACTCCGTCCTCTCCGACCACGGCCTGGACAGCCCGCGCACCTCCCCGGTCATCACCTCCCGGCTCTACCAGCACCACCGCCGCCAGGGCTCCGACACCCCCTTCGCCCCCACCGCCGAGCAG GGATCGGAGCGCACGGGACGCCCCCTCATCATCGGGCCGGAGGAGGATTACGACCCGGGGTACTTCAACAACGAG TGCGACTCCCTCTTCCAGGACCTGGCCAAGCTGAAGTCGCGGCCGGCGCACTTGGGGGTCTTCCTGCGCTACATCTTCTCCCAGGCTGACCCCAGCCCCCTG CTCTTCTACTTATGCGCAGACGTGTGCCAGCAGGCGGCCGCGAAGGATTCCCGGGGCTTGGGAAAGGAAATCTGGAACATCTTCTTGGAGAGGAACGCG cctctccgAGTGAAAGTGTcggagcagctcctggctgagATCG AGACTCGCCTGCGGAACGGGGACGATGTCCGAGCCGCCCTCTTTGAGGCTCAGGAGATGGTGATGCCCGAAATCCAGGAGCAGATCCAGGATTACAG GACGAAGCGCACCATGGGCTTGGGGAGCCTGTACGGGGAGAACGACCTCCTCGACCTGGACGGGGACCCCCAGAAGGAGCGGCAAGTGGCCGAGAAGCAGCTGGCCCAGCTGGGTGACATCCT GTCCAAATATGAAGAGGACAGGAG CTCCCCCATGGCCTTTGCCCTCAGCACGTACATGAACCACACAGGCATCCGCAGCCGGGAGCCGCGCGTGGCCAGCGCCAGCGAGAAGGCGCAAGCCCTCCCGGACAAGGACAAGTGGCTGCCCTTCTTCCCCAAAGCcaaaaag AGCAGCAGCGCGAAGAAGGAGAAGGATGCCATGGAAGACAAGAAGCGCAACCCCATCCTCAAGTACATCGGGAAGCCCAAAATCTCCTCCCAGAGCA TCAAACCCGGCAATGTGAGGAACATTATCCAGCACTTTGAGAACAACCAGCATTACGAGAGCCAGGAGCCCGGCACGCAGCGCCTCTCCACCGGCAGCTTCCCCGAGGACCTGCTGGAGGCTGACGG CTCCCGCGCCGAGGTGAAGCTGGGCCGCTCGGAGAGCTTGAAAGGCCGTGAGGAGATGAAGAAATCTCGGAAAGCAGAAAACGTGCCCCGCTCCCGCAGCGACGTGGACATGGACGCCGCAGCCGAGGCCACCAGGCTTCACCAGTCGGCGTCGTCCTCCGCCTCCAGCCTGTCCACCAG GTCGCTGGAAAACCCCACGCCCCCCTACACGCCCAAGATGGGACGCAG GAGCATCGAGTCGCCCAGCCTGGGTTTCGGCGTCGACCCCTTCCTTCCTCACCTCCTGGAGGACGAGCAGGGGCAGCTCTCGGACCTGGAGCCCGAGCTGGACTCGCAGAACTGGCAGCACACggtgggcagggaggtgctggccAGCCTGCCGCAGAAAGAGATCGACCGGCAGGAGGTGATCAACG AGCTCTTTGCCACGGAAGGGTCTCACCTCCGCATCCTGAGGGTCCTCGACCTCCTCTTCTACCAGCGGATGAGGAAGGAGAGCCTGCTGTCCCGCGAGGAGCTGGCGCTGCTCTTCCCCAACCTCCCCGACGTGATCGAAATCCACA ATTCTCTCTCCGAATCCATGAAGAAGCTCCGGGAAGAAGGACCAATCATCAAGGAAATCGGGGATCTCATGCTGTCTCGG tttgaCGGCCTGGCCAAGGAGGAAATCCAGCAGGTGACCGCGGACTTCTGCTCGTACCAGTCCATCGCCCTGGAGCTGATCAAAACCAAGCAGCGCAAGGAGACCCGCTTCCAGATCTTCATGCAG GAAGCAGAAAGCAACCCGCAGTGCCGGCGCCTGCAGCTCAAGGACTTGATCATCTCCGAAATGCAGCGCCTGACCAAGTAcccgctgctgctggagaatatcctcaagcacaccgagg CGGGCACCTCGGAGCACGACAAGCTGTGCCGAGCCCGGGACCAGTGCCGGGACATCCTCAAGTACGTGAACGAGGCTGTGAAGCAAGCGGAGAACCGACACCGCCTGGAGGGTTACCAAAAACGCCTGGACGCCACCTCGCTGGAGAGGACCAGCAACCCCCTGGCTGCCGAGTTCAAG AGCCTGGACCTCACCTCCCGGCGCATGATCCACGAGGGGCCGCTCACCTGGCGCATCAGCAAGGACAAGACCGTGG ACCTGCACGTGCTGCTCCTGGAGgacctgctggtgctgctgcagaagcaggacGAGAAACTGGTGCTCAAGTGCCACAGCAAAACGGCGCTGGGCTCCTCGGACAACAAGCAGAGCTTCAGCCCCGTCCTCAAGCTCAACTCGGTGCTCATCCGCTCCGTGGCCACAG ACAAGCGAGCCCTCTTCATCATCTGCACGTCGGAGCTGGGCCCCCAGATCTACGAGCTGGTGGCGCTGACGTCCTCCGAAAAAAACAC GTGGatggaggtgctggaggaggcGGTGCAGAGCTCCACCAGGAACGCCACCTTCCCCCCCAAGCGCCGGACCCCCGAGCCCACCCGTGCGACCCCCTCCAG CCTGGTGTTGCCGGACTCCGACGTCTCCCCCATCCTGTCCCGAGGCTCCAGCTCCGCGGCGGAGGCGGAGGAGAGCTCCTCAG cAGACGACAATCCCGCCGAGCTGCTGGGCCAGGAGAAGCCCCCGGTGCTCCCCCAGGAGCCGCACAGCAGCGAggtagaggaggaggaggaggaggaggaggaaggggaggaagagccCGCGGGGGGGGCCGGAGCCCTCCCGCAGCCCACCCCGCTCTCAGCCGAGGGGCTGGCAGAGGCGGCCCTGGAGGACG TGGAGAACCTGCGGCTCCTGCTCCTGCGGAGGCTCCTGCCCGGCCGCGACGCCGAGCCCGAGGACGACCTGACCCCCACGCCGTCCGTCAGCGGGGGGGGCCAGGGCTGGGACTCGGTGCTCTCCAGCCAGGATTCGGtttcccaggagctgctggccgagccccccgcgcccccccagGAGCCCAAATCCCGagccagctgggggggggacacgagcGAGACGGGGCCGGCACCGGAGGAGCCCGGCGGCTACAAGGTGGTCCGGAAAG CCCGGGCTCAGGAGGGGGTCCCGGAGGCCCCaccctctgcaggcagcagccaggcagaccccgagctgcaggaaggaggcGGAGCTCGTGTAGATG GCAACTACTTCTACGTCAGCATGCCCCTGGGACCCCCCAAGCCTGcgccgccccccagccccccccggggctcccccttCCAGGACCCCCCCTCCTGCCTCAGCAcctccgagccccccccggagcccctcGGCCCCCCCCGCGACATCGACCTCATCTTCCGCACCATCGAGCAGCTCACCCTGAAGCTCAACAGGCTGAAG ggcctgGAACGAGCCCACCGGGAGCTGCTGCGCTCCCTGGGCCACGGCCCCTCGCCCGACGccacccccgggggggtcccggggatgggggggtggCTCCAGcggccccccagccccgagggCGGCAGCCCCCTGACCCTACGGAGCCTGCAGGGCCCCAGAGCCAACACACCGG GCTGCCGAGCCCCCCTGGCCGAGGACCCCGCTCACACCGCCGACCTTTAG